Below is a genomic region from Bordetella pertussis 18323.
CAACGGCCAGCGCATCAACAACGCCAACGGCGGCGGCATTGCGCTCAACGCGCTGCCGCCGGAAGCCATCGAACGCATCGAGATCATGCGTGGCGCGGCCAGCAGCCTGTACGGGGCCGACGCGATCGGCGGCGTGATCAACATCATTACCCGCGAGCCGGGCGACAAGGCGCTGTCGGCCTATGCCAACGCCGGTTACGGCACCTACGGCACCAGCCGCTACGACGCCGGCGTCTCGGGCGCGGCCGACGGCTTCAGCTACAGCCTGTCCACCGGCTATGGCCAGAGCCATGGCTTCAACGCCACCAACCGCCGCTCGTTCTCGTACAACCCGGACAAGGACAGCTACTACCAGAACTACGCCACCGGCACGCTGGGCTACGAATGGCGGCCCGAGCAGAAAGTGGTGGCGCAGGTCTACCGCAGCCGCATCAACGGCGGCTACGACGCCTCGGCCTCGTACGACTACAACGACCGCTACATCCAGGACCTGCAGGCCTATTCGCTGGCCAGCGAAAACCGCCTGACCCGCTACTGGAAGAGCACGCTGCGCGCCGGCTATGTGGAAGACAAGAACGATTCGCGCGCCGAAGGCATGTTCGAAGACAACAACACGCGCTTCCGGACCCGCCAGATGCAGTACCTGTGGCAGAACGACTTCACCCTGGCCGCCGGCCAGACGCTGACGCTGGCCTACGAGCACCTGGACCAGCGCGCCGACGGCCAGATGAGCACCGCCACCGGCATCGGCAACTACACCGAGACGCGCCGCCACGTGAACTCGTACACCGGCGTCTACCTGGGCGATTTCGGCCGCCACCATGTGCAGGCCAGCCTGCGCAACGACAACAACTCGCAGTTCGGCAGCCACACCACCGGCGGCCTGGCCTACGGGTTCGACCTGACGCCCAACCTGCGCGCCACCGTGGCCGCCAACACGGGCTTTCGGGCGCCGTCGTTCAACGATCTGTACACGCCGACCAGCGCGTTCGGCTATCGCGGCAACCCCGACCTCAAGCCGGAAGAGTCGCGCAACGCCGAGATCGGCCTGAAATACCAGGACGAGGACAGCGAACTGGGCGTGGTGTATTACCAGACCCGCATCAAGAACCTGATCCAGGTGACCGAGGACTTCAGCACGGTCGAGAACGTCGGGCGCGCCCGCCTGCAAGGCTTCACCATCAGCGGCGCGCACCGCTTCGGCAACACGCGCCTGCGCGCCAGCCTGGACCTGAGCAACCCGCGCAACGAAGACACCGGCAAGCAATTGCTGCGCCGCGCCCGCACGGTGCTGCGCGCCGGCATCGACCATCGCTTCGACCGCCTGCTGGTGGGCGCCGAGTGGTACGCCTCGGACGAGCGCTACGACTACGGCTTCCCCGAGGAAAAGCGCCTGGGCGGCTACGGCCTGGTCAACCTGACCGCGGCCTACGACCTGAGCCGCAACATGCAGGTGCAGGTGCGCTGGAACAACGTGCTCGGCCAGCGCTACACCTTGGCCGACGGCTACAACACGGCCGGCTCGAACGCCTTCGTCAACCCGTCGTGGCGCATGTAGGCAGGCCCGCCATGTCCGCCGCCCGCCTCGCCCTGCGCCTGATCGCTCTGACCGTGGCCGCGCTGGCCGCGTCGGGCGCGGCCGGCGCGGCGCCCGTGCGGGTGGTCGACGACCAGCGGCGCACTGTCGAGCTGGCCCAGCCGGCGCGCCGCGCCATCGCGCTGGCGCCGCACGCCGCGGAACTGGTCTACGCGGCCGGCGCCGGCGACCGGCTGGTCGGCGCGGTGCGCGGCACCGACTACCCGCCCGCGGCGCGCCAGTTGCCCAGCGTAGGCGACGCCATGCAGCCCGACCCCGAACGCATCGCCGTCCTGCGCCCCGACCTGCTGATCGGCTGGCAACCCGCCGCCGGCGCGCCGCTGGCCCCGATCGCGGCCCGGCTGGGCGCGGCGCTGTACTACAGCGACCCGCGCACCCTGGCCGATATCCCGGCCGCCATCGAGCAACTGGGACGCCTGTTCGGCACCGAAGCGCAGGCCGACGCCGGCGCGGCCGCCCTGCGCGCGCGCCTGGCGGCCCTGGCCGCGCGCTATGCCGGCAAGGCGCCGGTGCGGGTATTCGTGCAGGCGGGCACCGATCCGCTGTTCACGCTCAACGACCACAGCATCGTCGGCGACGTGCTGCGCCTGTGCGGCGGGGTGAACGTCTACGGCCAGGCCCCCATCCTGGCGCCCCAGGTCACCCTGGAAGGCGTGCTGGCCGCGCGCCCGGACGCCATCGTGGCCGGCGTGACCGGGACCGCCGACGCGGCCGCCACCCTGCGGGCCTGGCAGACCGCCGGCGTGCCGGCCGCCCTGCGCGGCCATGTCTATGGCATCGACGCCGACAGCCTGTACCGCCCCACCGGCCGCCTGATCGACGCCGCCGAGCAGCTGTGCGCGCGCCTGGACGAGGCGCGCGGCTGAGCCCGCGCCGCCGGCCAGCCCCGGCGTGCTTTATCATTGGCCCTACCGCCGCAAACACTCTTGCGCACGCGCGCCTGCGCGTTGCGCCTACCGAAGCATCGCCATGACCACTGAAGATACCCTCACCATCGCCGGCCGCAGCTACCAATCGCGCCTGCTGGTCGGCACCGGCAAATACCAGGATTTCGCGCAGACG
It encodes:
- a CDS encoding TonB-dependent receptor domain-containing protein, which encodes MKSRSLRRCAGVLACVAPLAGHAQAGAAAGQPIPELDPVVVTAARSPQLLKNVLADASVIERDTLARAGQSSLAEVLAQQHGIEFADSGGPQSVTSLFMRGANSNQTLVLLNGQRINNANGGGIALNALPPEAIERIEIMRGAASSLYGADAIGGVINIITREPGDKALSAYANAGYGTYGTSRYDAGVSGAADGFSYSLSTGYGQSHGFNATNRRSFSYNPDKDSYYQNYATGTLGYEWRPEQKVVAQVYRSRINGGYDASASYDYNDRYIQDLQAYSLASENRLTRYWKSTLRAGYVEDKNDSRAEGMFEDNNTRFRTRQMQYLWQNDFTLAAGQTLTLAYEHLDQRADGQMSTATGIGNYTETRRHVNSYTGVYLGDFGRHHVQASLRNDNNSQFGSHTTGGLAYGFDLTPNLRATVAANTGFRAPSFNDLYTPTSAFGYRGNPDLKPEESRNAEIGLKYQDEDSELGVVYYQTRIKNLIQVTEDFSTVENVGRARLQGFTISGAHRFGNTRLRASLDLSNPRNEDTGKQLLRRARTVLRAGIDHRFDRLLVGAEWYASDERYDYGFPEEKRLGGYGLVNLTAAYDLSRNMQVQVRWNNVLGQRYTLADGYNTAGSNAFVNPSWRM
- a CDS encoding cobalamin-binding protein; protein product: MSAARLALRLIALTVAALAASGAAGAAPVRVVDDQRRTVELAQPARRAIALAPHAAELVYAAGAGDRLVGAVRGTDYPPAARQLPSVGDAMQPDPERIAVLRPDLLIGWQPAAGAPLAPIAARLGAALYYSDPRTLADIPAAIEQLGRLFGTEAQADAGAAALRARLAALAARYAGKAPVRVFVQAGTDPLFTLNDHSIVGDVLRLCGGVNVYGQAPILAPQVTLEGVLAARPDAIVAGVTGTADAAATLRAWQTAGVPAALRGHVYGIDADSLYRPTGRLIDAAEQLCARLDEARG